From Paenibacillus sp. PK3_47, the proteins below share one genomic window:
- a CDS encoding amino acid permease, whose amino-acid sequence MQDKLSPAGNGSPPAAPALRKTFKARHLTMIALGGSIGTGLFLASGGAIASSGPGGALLAYAAVGIMVYFLMTSLGELATYLPDSGSFSTYGTRFVSPAFGFAIGWNFWYNWAVTIAAELSAATVIIKYWFPDSNSMLWSLLFLVLMFGLNFLSSRGYGESEYWFAIIKIVTVIVFLAVGVLMIFGIMGGEAVGFSNFQLGGSSFHGGFFAFVGVFMAAGFSFQGTELVGVAAGESENPRRNVPLAIRQVFWRILIFYIFAIFVIGMLIPYTNPDLLRGGIDDIGVSPFTIVFNKAGLAIAASVMNAVILSSVLSAGNSGMYASTRVLYAMAKDGMAPRALARLNRRGVPVGALLVTSAVGMLAFLASFFGDGAVYNWLLNASGMCGFINWLGIAVCHYRFRRAFVKQGHSLDELPYRARWFPFGPLFALALCLIAIFGQNMGAFTGDSIDWYGILVSYVSLPLFLLIWLGYGWFRKSSIVPLDKCDLSTNGD is encoded by the coding sequence ATGCAGGATAAGCTGTCCCCTGCAGGAAACGGCAGTCCACCTGCCGCCCCTGCTTTACGTAAAACCTTCAAGGCCAGGCACCTGACGATGATCGCCCTCGGCGGCTCCATCGGTACAGGCCTGTTTCTGGCCAGCGGCGGCGCTATCGCCTCCTCCGGACCTGGAGGTGCGCTGCTTGCCTATGCGGCAGTCGGTATTATGGTGTATTTCCTCATGACCAGCCTTGGTGAGCTGGCCACCTACCTGCCGGACTCCGGGTCCTTCAGCACCTACGGCACCCGCTTTGTCAGCCCGGCCTTCGGCTTCGCCATCGGCTGGAACTTCTGGTATAACTGGGCTGTAACCATTGCCGCCGAGCTGTCTGCAGCGACCGTAATCATCAAATACTGGTTCCCGGACAGCAACTCGATGCTCTGGAGCCTGCTGTTCCTGGTGCTGATGTTCGGTCTGAACTTCCTTTCTTCACGCGGATACGGCGAATCAGAATACTGGTTTGCAATCATCAAGATCGTCACCGTGATTGTCTTCCTGGCTGTCGGTGTATTGATGATTTTTGGCATCATGGGCGGCGAAGCTGTAGGCTTCAGCAACTTCCAGCTTGGAGGAAGCTCCTTCCACGGCGGATTCTTCGCCTTTGTCGGTGTATTTATGGCTGCAGGATTTTCCTTTCAGGGCACGGAACTGGTCGGTGTTGCCGCCGGTGAGAGCGAAAATCCGCGCCGCAATGTGCCGCTGGCGATCCGCCAGGTATTCTGGCGCATCCTGATCTTTTACATTTTCGCAATTTTCGTCATCGGTATGCTGATTCCATACACCAATCCCGACCTTCTGCGCGGCGGCATTGACGACATCGGCGTCAGCCCGTTCACGATTGTCTTCAATAAAGCCGGGCTGGCCATTGCCGCCTCTGTCATGAATGCGGTCATCCTCAGCTCTGTGCTGTCTGCCGGCAACTCCGGAATGTATGCCTCCACCCGTGTCCTGTACGCAATGGCAAAGGATGGAATGGCTCCGCGTGCACTGGCCAGGCTGAACCGCCGCGGTGTTCCTGTCGGTGCGCTGCTGGTGACTTCAGCTGTCGGTATGCTGGCCTTTCTGGCCTCATTCTTTGGCGACGGTGCAGTGTATAACTGGCTGCTTAACGCTTCCGGGATGTGCGGATTTATCAACTGGCTGGGGATTGCCGTCTGCCATTACCGTTTCCGCCGCGCATTTGTGAAGCAGGGGCATTCTCTCGATGAGCTGCCTTACCGGGCCAGATGGTTCCCGTTCGGACCTTTGTTCGCTTTGGCCTTATGTCTGATTGCTATATTCGGGCAAAATATGGGTGCCTTCACCGGAGACTCTATCGACTGGTACGGGATTCTGGTGTCCTATGTCAGCCTGCCGCTGTTCCTCTTGATCTGGCTGGGATACGGCTGGTTCAGAAAAAGCAGCATTGTGCCGCTGGATAAGTGTGATCTCAGCACAAACGGGGATTAA
- a CDS encoding transglutaminase domain-containing protein, with protein sequence MAKKRLSLMKAVLGGMIVFGALPPVAYWSWDHAYAAADSAAYVSTSGMAEKLTGAMNNRRETITFVYKGNTSKLKSQIQSAIDQAMGSDPYLYYIIDSYAFSYRGSSSSANVTVQVEYRETLQQTAYVNKQVKAILKEIILPGMNSHQKVKVIHDWVVQHLQYDNTYSKYTAYEGLQSGSAVCQGYTLLTYKLLAGAGIPNKIVEGKARPEGGKTESHAWNLVQLEGRWYHLDTTWDDPAAQGAEGEISTAYYMRTDSQIRRDHSWTKSYPAASVSYAQTLSELVSRGGQGVSVYKNLQEVLDYRLYEEDQIVSSAAGLKMLAKQAAASGQQSLLFRYRGSEKSLKSDLQELYNIGLNNISYNSSAFDNTGDFKVYVTWK encoded by the coding sequence ATGGCAAAAAAACGTTTATCACTGATGAAGGCTGTTCTTGGGGGAATGATTGTATTCGGCGCATTGCCGCCGGTGGCATACTGGAGCTGGGATCATGCCTATGCTGCTGCAGACTCGGCTGCATATGTGTCTACAAGCGGAATGGCAGAGAAGCTCACCGGGGCAATGAATAACCGCAGGGAGACAATCACGTTTGTCTATAAGGGGAATACAAGCAAGCTGAAATCGCAGATTCAAAGCGCGATTGATCAGGCAATGGGCAGTGATCCGTACTTGTACTATATCATCGACAGCTATGCCTTCTCTTACCGGGGAAGCAGCAGCTCGGCCAATGTGACGGTGCAGGTGGAATACCGTGAAACGCTGCAGCAGACCGCTTACGTTAACAAGCAGGTCAAGGCTATTCTGAAGGAAATTATCCTGCCCGGCATGAACAGCCATCAGAAGGTGAAGGTCATTCATGATTGGGTAGTGCAGCATTTGCAGTATGATAACACGTACAGCAAATATACGGCGTATGAGGGGCTGCAGAGCGGAAGCGCCGTATGTCAGGGATATACTCTCCTTACTTATAAATTGCTGGCGGGAGCCGGTATCCCTAACAAAATTGTGGAAGGGAAGGCAAGGCCGGAAGGAGGCAAAACCGAGTCACATGCCTGGAATCTGGTGCAGCTTGAAGGCAGATGGTATCATCTGGATACGACCTGGGATGATCCGGCGGCGCAGGGCGCAGAGGGAGAAATCAGCACAGCTTATTACATGCGGACAGACTCCCAGATCCGGCGTGACCACAGCTGGACCAAATCCTATCCGGCAGCCTCTGTCAGCTATGCCCAGACGCTGTCCGAGCTGGTCAGCCGCGGCGGCCAGGGGGTAAGTGTCTACAAGAATCTCCAGGAGGTACTGGACTACCGGCTGTATGAAGAAGACCAGATTGTCAGCTCTGCCGCCGGATTGAAGATGCTGGCGAAGCAGGCGGCAGCCTCCGGTCAGCAGTCCCTGCTGTTCCGCTACCGCGGCAGCGAGAAATCTCTGAAAAGTGATCTTCAGGAGCTTTATAACATCGGGCTGAATAATATTTCCTACAACAGCTCGGCTTTTGACAATACAGGGGACTTTAAGGTGTATGTGACCTGGAAGTAG
- a CDS encoding glycoside hydrolase family 95 protein, whose amino-acid sequence MGGHQQSNAYRLKYNQPAAVWEEALPLGNGRMGAMVFGGAAKERFQFNEDTLWSGFPRDTNNYEALRYLKKARELVNEGSYAEAEALINSRMLGVNSQAYMPLGNLYIEHPGAENYSGYLRELDLDSGVAKVSYSTEAGSFTREAWISAPDGVCVIQAASEAKGGLSLSLSLDSELKHAVKQAEAGKLVLQGQCPTHIADNYHQDHPGAILYEEGLGMSFELHLQVHAEGGEVKYEDGKLVISGADRVLLLLASATSYEELKSRAAHLKKPAAAGPGKIVSPSESCETRLAAAAAKSCEELLQRHIRDHSAIFRRVELDLGSRGKDDLPTDQRLADYKDGEEDPALEALLFQYGRYLLMGSSRSGTQAANLQGIWNPHVTPPWNSNYTTNINTQMNYWLAEAGNLSEFHEPLIDFISELSETGTRTAAVHYGARGWTAHHNVDLWRSSVPSGGDASWAFWPMGGVWLCRHLWEHYLYNPSAAYLEETAYPLMKGAALFCLDWLVEGPDGYLVTNPSTSPENRFVTADGRISSVAYGSAMDMSLIRELFGHCIEAAQILGIEHEFTSELQDTLPRLSPLKIAEDGRIQEWGENFQESEPGHRHVSHLYGLYPDDYINERDTPELLEAARLSLQHRISSGGGHTGWSCAWLINLYARLKDGEEAYRFVRTLLSRSAYPNLFDAHPPFQIDGNFGAAAGIAEMLLQSHLGELRLLPALPGSWKDGRVKGLKARGGLEVDMEWRNHTLVSARITAAYDGKCTLRYDRELTVRLADGRAAAPGGTWDVKAGEVYLVTLSGS is encoded by the coding sequence ATGGGCGGACATCAGCAGAGTAATGCATATAGATTAAAATATAACCAGCCGGCGGCTGTCTGGGAAGAAGCGCTCCCGCTCGGGAACGGTCGCATGGGAGCCATGGTATTTGGCGGCGCGGCGAAAGAACGGTTTCAGTTCAACGAAGATACGTTATGGTCAGGATTTCCGCGGGATACCAACAATTATGAAGCGCTGCGTTATTTGAAGAAGGCACGGGAGCTTGTCAATGAGGGCAGCTATGCCGAAGCCGAGGCTCTGATTAACTCCCGCATGCTTGGCGTGAACTCACAGGCGTATATGCCGCTCGGCAATCTTTACATAGAGCATCCCGGAGCGGAGAATTACAGCGGTTATCTGCGGGAACTGGACCTGGACAGCGGGGTTGCAAAAGTATCCTATAGTACTGAAGCAGGGAGCTTCACAAGGGAAGCGTGGATCAGTGCACCGGACGGCGTTTGCGTGATTCAGGCGGCAAGTGAAGCCAAGGGAGGGCTGAGCCTTTCCCTGTCTTTGGACAGTGAATTGAAGCATGCCGTCAAGCAGGCAGAAGCCGGTAAGCTCGTGCTGCAAGGGCAATGTCCGACCCACATCGCTGACAACTACCACCAGGATCATCCGGGCGCTATCCTGTATGAAGAAGGACTTGGCATGTCGTTCGAGCTGCATTTGCAGGTGCATGCAGAGGGCGGTGAGGTGAAGTATGAGGATGGGAAGCTCGTGATATCCGGTGCTGACCGTGTGCTGCTGCTGCTGGCATCGGCTACCAGCTATGAAGAGCTGAAAAGCCGTGCAGCTCATTTGAAGAAGCCTGCTGCTGCGGGGCCCGGGAAGATCGTAAGCCCTTCAGAGAGCTGTGAAACAAGACTCGCTGCAGCGGCAGCCAAGTCCTGCGAGGAGCTGCTGCAGCGGCACATCAGGGATCACAGCGCGATCTTCCGCCGCGTGGAGCTGGATCTGGGCAGCCGCGGCAAGGATGACCTGCCTACCGATCAGCGGCTGGCCGATTATAAGGACGGAGAAGAGGATCCGGCGCTCGAAGCGCTGCTGTTCCAATATGGCCGTTATCTGCTGATGGGCAGCTCGCGCAGCGGTACCCAGGCTGCCAATCTCCAGGGAATCTGGAATCCTCATGTGACCCCGCCCTGGAACAGCAATTATACGACGAATATCAATACACAGATGAATTATTGGCTGGCTGAGGCAGGAAATCTGAGTGAATTCCATGAGCCTCTGATCGACTTCATTTCGGAACTGAGCGAGACGGGGACGAGAACAGCTGCGGTTCATTACGGTGCGCGCGGCTGGACGGCTCACCATAATGTGGACCTGTGGCGGAGCTCCGTGCCGTCCGGCGGAGATGCCAGCTGGGCCTTCTGGCCGATGGGAGGCGTCTGGCTGTGCCGCCATCTATGGGAGCACTATCTCTATAATCCTTCTGCTGCTTATCTGGAGGAAACAGCCTACCCATTAATGAAAGGCGCAGCTCTGTTCTGTCTCGATTGGCTGGTAGAAGGGCCGGACGGTTATCTGGTAACCAATCCGTCTACTTCCCCGGAGAACCGTTTTGTGACCGCAGACGGCAGAATCAGCAGCGTCGCCTATGGCTCTGCCATGGATATGAGCCTGATCCGCGAGCTGTTCGGGCACTGCATTGAAGCTGCGCAAATTCTGGGGATTGAGCATGAGTTCACTTCAGAACTGCAGGATACACTCCCAAGGCTGTCTCCGCTTAAGATTGCGGAGGATGGCCGCATTCAGGAATGGGGAGAGAATTTCCAGGAATCAGAGCCCGGACACAGACATGTATCCCACCTGTACGGATTGTATCCGGACGATTATATCAATGAACGGGATACACCGGAGCTATTGGAAGCAGCCAGACTGTCGCTGCAGCACAGAATTTCCTCCGGGGGCGGTCATACCGGCTGGAGCTGTGCCTGGCTGATTAATCTGTACGCCAGGCTGAAGGACGGGGAGGAAGCTTACCGTTTTGTCCGTACGCTATTGTCCCGTTCAGCATACCCCAATCTGTTCGATGCCCATCCGCCGTTTCAGATTGACGGGAATTTCGGTGCCGCGGCAGGCATAGCAGAAATGCTGCTGCAGAGCCATCTTGGTGAACTCCGTCTGCTGCCTGCGCTTCCCGGCAGCTGGAAAGACGGCAGGGTTAAGGGTCTCAAGGCACGCGGCGGCCTGGAAGTGGATATGGAATGGCGGAATCATACACTGGTATCCGCACGCATTACAGCAGCGTATGACGGGAAGTGTACACTGCGGTATGACCGTGAGCTGACTGTCCGGCTTGCAGACGGCAGAGCAGCCGCTCCAGGCGGGACGTGGGATGTTAAAGCCGGAGAGGTGTATCTGGTGACGTTGTCCGGATCATAA
- a CDS encoding ABC transporter substrate-binding protein produces MKSKSIKTAFTLMLMSSMLIAGCGGNNAANNTANNSAGTDTGNNAGTNAATDDGAMDTSPFTISFFGADASPNWANMQDDVGKAITEKTGVTLEAEFDVGSGGGDQKIAMMAASGDVPDLIFAKGSLSTLVDAGLIIDLTDLIEKHAPNLKKVYGENMNRLKYSLDDQSIYQIPTNMGVGQSSFDATGGFELQHRVLKELGYPTIRTVADFEKALKDYVALHPETDGQPTIPLTLNADDWKIMITVTNPAFIATGAPDDGEYYVDPETYEAKLHYKRPEEKEYFRWLNGMYNQGLLDKDTFVQKDDQYKAKVASGRVLGLISQEWEYSDGENALKAAGKDEYTYGHFPVTLTEEYKDHSFIQTGIDGYGLAITTAAKDPVRIIKWLDWMSSDEGQVLRSWGIEGKHYTVNAEGKREVPAEISDRKANDAAAFQKESGIGQYLIFGARYGDGVKDPSGNYYTATFPEEIVAAYSEAEKESLAGYGATTWKDLFPKEDEFPVKETGALYNMPVPTDGQYQVIFKKTQDIVRKRIPEAILSKPEDFDKVYDAFLAELDKAGAQDMEAEFTELVKKRVSLWTGKDL; encoded by the coding sequence ATGAAAAGCAAGAGCATTAAAACCGCTTTTACACTTATGCTCATGAGCTCCATGCTGATTGCAGGCTGTGGCGGTAACAATGCAGCCAATAATACTGCTAACAATAGCGCAGGTACCGATACCGGCAACAATGCAGGAACCAACGCGGCAACCGATGACGGTGCTATGGATACAAGCCCTTTTACAATCTCATTCTTCGGTGCGGATGCAAGTCCAAACTGGGCCAACATGCAGGATGATGTAGGTAAAGCAATCACTGAAAAAACAGGTGTAACGCTTGAGGCCGAATTTGACGTCGGCAGCGGCGGCGGCGACCAAAAAATCGCGATGATGGCTGCGAGCGGTGACGTTCCTGACCTGATCTTCGCTAAAGGAAGTTTGAGCACTCTGGTGGATGCCGGTCTGATTATTGATCTGACGGACCTGATCGAGAAGCATGCTCCGAACCTCAAAAAGGTGTACGGCGAGAACATGAACCGTCTGAAATACAGTCTGGATGATCAAAGCATCTATCAAATTCCTACTAATATGGGTGTCGGCCAGTCCTCCTTCGATGCAACAGGCGGCTTTGAACTCCAGCACCGCGTGCTGAAAGAGCTGGGTTACCCTACAATTCGTACGGTAGCAGACTTTGAGAAAGCGCTGAAGGATTATGTGGCACTGCATCCTGAAACGGATGGCCAGCCTACAATTCCGCTGACACTGAACGCCGATGACTGGAAAATCATGATCACTGTTACGAACCCTGCGTTCATTGCAACAGGTGCACCGGATGATGGTGAATATTATGTAGATCCAGAGACTTATGAAGCTAAGCTTCACTACAAACGTCCGGAAGAAAAAGAATATTTCCGCTGGTTGAACGGCATGTACAACCAAGGACTGCTGGATAAAGATACTTTCGTACAAAAAGATGACCAATACAAAGCAAAAGTGGCCAGCGGCCGTGTACTCGGTCTGATCTCCCAGGAATGGGAATACTCTGATGGTGAAAACGCACTGAAAGCAGCGGGTAAAGATGAGTATACTTATGGTCACTTCCCAGTAACCCTGACTGAAGAGTATAAAGATCACTCCTTCATCCAAACAGGTATCGACGGCTATGGTCTTGCGATTACAACTGCCGCTAAAGATCCTGTCCGCATCATCAAATGGCTTGACTGGATGTCCTCCGATGAAGGCCAAGTCCTGAGAAGCTGGGGTATTGAAGGCAAGCATTACACTGTAAATGCTGAAGGCAAACGTGAAGTTCCGGCTGAAATTTCCGACAGAAAGGCCAATGATGCCGCTGCTTTCCAAAAAGAATCCGGTATTGGACAATACCTGATCTTCGGTGCTCGTTATGGTGACGGCGTGAAGGATCCTTCCGGTAACTATTACACTGCAACCTTCCCTGAAGAAATCGTAGCTGCTTACTCCGAAGCTGAGAAGGAATCTCTTGCAGGCTATGGCGCTACAACATGGAAAGACCTGTTCCCTAAAGAAGATGAGTTCCCTGTCAAAGAAACCGGCGCCCTGTACAACATGCCTGTTCCAACTGACGGCCAATATCAGGTAATCTTCAAGAAGACTCAAGATATCGTGCGCAAGCGTATCCCTGAAGCGATTCTGTCCAAACCGGAAGACTTCGACAAAGTGTATGACGCATTCCTTGCTGAGCTGGACAAAGCCGGCGCACAAGACATGGAAGCAGAATTCACTGAACTTGTGAAGAAGAGAGTATCCCTGTGGACTGGTAAAGATCTGTAA
- a CDS encoding carbohydrate ABC transporter permease, translated as MATKAFQMSKSERAFDIFLYVFLTLVMIVTLYPFLNVLAISFNESTDTVRGGIYIWPREWTLDNYERIFSYTGLIQGFKISLLRTVSGTLLGLASSAMLAFTLSRPEFRARKFISVFLALTMYFSGGMVPMYILMRDMNLIGTFWIYILPGAVSAFNVFIIRSFMDGLPFALQESAKLDGANDFKIFYKIILPLCKPVLATIALFLAVGQWNEWFSTYLYNGNKAHLTTLQYELMKVLATTNQGSGMVNANDMAQQMAQISPESIKMAITIVVTVPILVVYPFLQKYFVGGMTLGAVKA; from the coding sequence GTGGCTACCAAAGCTTTTCAAATGTCAAAGTCTGAACGTGCATTCGATATATTCCTGTATGTTTTTCTCACATTGGTAATGATTGTGACGCTTTATCCCTTCCTGAACGTGCTGGCGATTTCCTTCAATGAATCTACAGACACTGTTCGCGGCGGTATCTATATCTGGCCGAGAGAATGGACCCTTGATAACTATGAGCGGATCTTCAGCTATACCGGCTTGATTCAGGGCTTTAAGATCTCTCTTCTGCGTACCGTTTCAGGTACACTGCTCGGATTGGCGAGTTCAGCAATGCTCGCCTTTACACTGAGCCGCCCGGAATTCAGAGCCAGAAAGTTCATCTCGGTTTTCCTGGCCCTGACTATGTATTTCTCCGGCGGTATGGTGCCTATGTACATTCTGATGAGAGATATGAACCTGATCGGGACGTTCTGGATTTACATCCTGCCAGGTGCAGTTTCCGCATTTAACGTCTTCATTATCCGCTCCTTTATGGATGGTCTGCCGTTCGCGCTGCAGGAATCAGCCAAGCTGGACGGGGCGAATGACTTCAAGATTTTCTATAAGATCATCCTGCCGCTCTGTAAGCCGGTTCTGGCAACTATTGCCCTGTTCCTGGCGGTCGGACAATGGAATGAATGGTTCTCTACCTATCTGTACAACGGCAACAAAGCGCATCTTACAACACTGCAATATGAGCTGATGAAGGTACTCGCGACTACCAACCAGGGCAGCGGCATGGTAAATGCCAACGATATGGCCCAGCAGATGGCACAGATTTCACCTGAATCCATCAAGATGGCAATCACGATTGTTGTAACCGTACCTATCCTGGTAGTTTATCCGTTCCTGCAAAAGTATTTTGTCGGCGGTATGACACTGGGTGCAGTTAAGGCTTAA
- a CDS encoding sugar ABC transporter permease — protein sequence MIVKALTENGVTANKSVTPHPPAKRKNGFWSSVLQQKYLYLMSLPFVIWVFIFSYLPLWGWTMAFQNYKPAKSFGEQKWVGLDNFKELFQDERFYLVLRNTLAMSILGLIVGFVVPILFAVLLNELRGSVFKRTVQTVSYLPHFVSWVVVGGIVYKTLSIDGGIVNDLLLWMNVIDEPIQFMAKGQYFWGVVTGADIWKETGWNAIIYLAAITGIDKELYEAAKVDGAGRIKQMFNITLPGIRSTIMVLLIMNIGHLIGIGFEKQFQLQNNLVTDYSEVLDLYALKYGIQIGRFSYGTAISMFTSVVSVILLFTANGVMKKLTKESIM from the coding sequence ATGATCGTGAAAGCGCTCACTGAAAACGGTGTTACAGCAAATAAAAGCGTAACCCCCCACCCACCTGCGAAGCGGAAAAACGGATTTTGGAGTAGCGTACTGCAGCAAAAGTACTTGTACCTGATGTCTCTTCCATTCGTAATCTGGGTCTTCATCTTTAGCTACCTGCCCTTATGGGGATGGACGATGGCATTTCAGAATTATAAGCCTGCCAAGTCGTTTGGGGAACAGAAATGGGTCGGACTGGACAACTTCAAAGAGCTGTTCCAGGATGAACGCTTCTATCTCGTATTAAGAAATACTCTGGCAATGAGTATTCTCGGACTGATCGTCGGATTTGTGGTCCCCATCCTTTTTGCGGTTCTGCTCAATGAGCTGCGGGGAAGCGTATTCAAAAGAACGGTTCAAACAGTATCTTACCTGCCTCACTTTGTATCCTGGGTCGTTGTAGGCGGGATTGTCTATAAGACACTCTCGATCGACGGCGGGATCGTGAACGACCTGCTGCTCTGGATGAATGTCATTGATGAGCCGATCCAGTTCATGGCAAAAGGGCAATACTTCTGGGGAGTTGTAACAGGAGCTGATATCTGGAAAGAAACAGGCTGGAATGCGATCATCTATCTGGCAGCGATTACAGGTATCGATAAAGAGCTGTATGAAGCGGCAAAAGTGGATGGTGCAGGAAGAATCAAGCAAATGTTCAACATTACTTTGCCGGGTATCCGTTCAACCATTATGGTGCTCCTGATTATGAACATCGGTCACCTGATCGGTATCGGCTTTGAAAAACAGTTCCAGCTTCAGAACAACCTCGTTACCGATTATTCGGAAGTGCTCGACTTGTATGCGCTTAAATACGGTATTCAAATAGGCCGGTTCTCATATGGTACAGCAATCAGTATGTTCACTTCAGTAGTCAGCGTAATCCTGCTGTTCACTGCCAACGGTGTGATGAAGAAATTAACTAAAGAAAGCATTATGTAA
- a CDS encoding histidine kinase: MIKKLVRIINNLKLKYKLILFYIVVVMIPVIIVGIILTGYFRDAALTRAIDQATNNVDKLKSQVTTKLRVPTDISNLLYFDEELEGLVNTEYPSILELTKAYLDYTNFQEYILRYREISNIRVFIENNSLVDNMSVAPLTPEIESRAWYKKVMESKGIYWMYIPDKDKYFNSTRGTINKLSLVRQVPYPQYQKSGILMVQVVQDELNGMLVQEPYETIITDEQGYIVAAKNPQLVGSTLDAFDIGMNIDGKSKDVIRTTVKGADSYVIVDEVTPPLSVSRLKLISVFETKSIISDANKVSQLGLLIIFGVLLVALVLVYTISLLTTNRLLRLSRQLNQVALGNLNIVSRIDGTDEIGQLSRQFNYMVTSINQLINQVVESNEKNSKLEIAQREIKLKMMASQIHPHFLFNALESIRMNAHLKGEKELANIVRLLGKLMRKNLEVGRERAPMKEEIEMIRSYLEIQKFRYEDRLMYEIEFEPKAAEFMIPPLIIQPLVENSVVHGLENKEGTVNVKVKVTLNDEEILVSVTDDGIGMTAGRLTEILELITKPEEEPGSRIGLRNVHQRLVLYYGEQHGLKIVSTDGQGTEISFSIPFDSDYKM, encoded by the coding sequence TTGATTAAAAAGCTGGTGCGCATCATTAATAATCTGAAGCTGAAATACAAGCTTATCCTGTTTTATATTGTCGTGGTGATGATTCCGGTAATTATTGTCGGCATCATTCTGACGGGTTACTTCCGTGATGCGGCGTTGACCAGAGCCATTGATCAGGCGACCAACAATGTCGATAAGCTGAAGAGCCAGGTGACCACCAAGCTTCGTGTACCTACGGATATCTCCAATCTGCTGTACTTTGATGAGGAGCTTGAAGGGCTTGTAAATACGGAATACCCCAGCATTCTGGAACTGACCAAGGCTTACTTAGACTATACAAATTTTCAGGAGTACATCCTGCGTTACCGGGAGATTTCCAACATCCGCGTTTTTATTGAAAACAATTCACTGGTGGATAACATGTCTGTCGCGCCGCTGACACCTGAAATAGAATCAAGAGCCTGGTACAAAAAGGTTATGGAGAGCAAAGGGATTTACTGGATGTACATTCCCGACAAGGATAAATATTTCAACAGCACCAGAGGGACCATCAACAAGCTTAGCCTTGTGAGGCAAGTACCCTATCCTCAATACCAGAAGTCCGGAATACTGATGGTACAGGTGGTACAGGACGAGTTGAACGGGATGCTGGTGCAGGAGCCCTATGAGACGATTATTACCGATGAACAGGGATACATCGTGGCTGCTAAGAATCCGCAGCTTGTAGGGAGCACCCTGGATGCTTTTGATATCGGGATGAATATAGATGGCAAGTCCAAGGACGTGATCCGCACAACGGTAAAGGGGGCGGACTCCTATGTGATTGTAGATGAAGTGACACCTCCGCTCAGCGTCAGCAGGCTTAAGCTCATTTCCGTGTTCGAAACGAAAAGCATTATAAGCGATGCCAATAAGGTAAGCCAGCTCGGCCTGCTGATTATTTTTGGCGTGCTGCTGGTGGCGCTTGTGCTTGTCTATACGATCTCTCTTTTGACCACTAACCGTCTGCTCCGGCTTAGCCGCCAGCTCAACCAGGTCGCGCTGGGCAATCTGAATATCGTCTCCCGGATTGACGGTACGGACGAGATCGGCCAGTTATCACGGCAGTTTAATTATATGGTGACCAGCATTAACCAGCTGATCAATCAGGTCGTAGAGAGCAACGAGAAGAACAGCAAGCTGGAAATCGCCCAAAGAGAGATCAAACTGAAAATGATGGCCAGCCAGATCCATCCGCATTTCCTGTTTAATGCCCTGGAATCGATCCGGATGAATGCCCATCTCAAGGGCGAGAAGGAGCTTGCCAATATCGTAAGGCTGCTCGGCAAGCTGATGCGCAAAAACCTGGAGGTAGGCAGGGAGCGTGCGCCTATGAAGGAAGAGATCGAGATGATCCGTTCTTATCTGGAAATCCAGAAGTTCCGCTATGAGGACAGGCTGATGTATGAGATTGAATTTGAACCGAAAGCAGCTGAATTTATGATTCCGCCGCTGATCATTCAGCCGCTGGTGGAGAATTCCGTTGTCCACGGGCTGGAGAATAAAGAGGGCACAGTGAACGTCAAAGTGAAAGTAACTTTAAACGATGAGGAAATTCTGGTGAGTGTTACAGATGACGGGATAGGGATGACAGCAGGGCGGCTGACTGAGATTCTGGAGCTGATTACCAAGCCGGAGGAGGAGCCGGGCAGCCGGATCGGCCTGCGTAATGTACATCAGCGGCTTGTGCTGTATTACGGTGAACAGCATGGTCTAAAGATTGTGAGCACAGACGGGCAGGGCACAGAAATTTCCTTTTCTATCCCCTTTGATAGCGATTACAAGATGTAG